TAGAGATGGATTTATCCGGGTTACTCTCTGCCATACCCATCCAAACCATTGATTTTTCATTAACCTCAACAATGATCTGACAGACTTTATGAAGTAACTCTGCTTCTGATTTGGCCTGTAACACAGCCTCGTTACTACGACTGAGTGTATTCAGATCACGGTTGGATCTGGCAATTTCAATTTCAGCCTGTTTACGCTCTGAAATATCCTGAACCGTGCCAACCATACGTATGGGATTATTATCAGCATCCCACTGCACGATGCTCCCTTTAGAGATAACCCATTTCTCTGTGTTATCCTCAGTACGGATGCGATGCTCCACCTCATAACTGGTGGTTATACCATCTTTATAATCCAAGCCTGCCTTCGTCACCAGATCCAGATCATCCGGATGGATGGTACGGAACCAGCGATCCCGTGTCATGGGGATGGGTTCGTCCATGGGCAGGCAAAAAATCTCTTTATAGCGATCATTAACCACCGTCATACCGGTACGGAAATCAACATCCCAGAACCCCAGACTGCCCCCTTTTAAAGCCAGCTCTAGCCGTTCTTGACTGGCGGCGACATCATCTTCAGCCTCTTTACGTTCGGTAATATCACTAATGGAGCCACTGGTTCGATAAGCTTTACCCAACTCATCCCGCAAAGATTTTGCCCGGGAGCGGAACCAGCGATAATCACCCGCTTGTGTCCGCATACGGTACTCGATGTCATAAGGAACATCCCGCTCAAGATGATCCCTAAACGCGACAATAGCCGCCTCTTTATCTTCTGGGTGAATATGCGCCTGCCATGTCTCAATACTGTGCGCCAAGGTATCTTGCTCATAACCAAGCAGCTCTACAAAACGGGGAGAGAACCAGTTCACCTGTGTGGCAACATCAAACTCCCACAATGCATCCCCACTACCACGAATGGCCAGTTCAAAGCGCTCTTGGCTCTCTTTTAAGGCAGCTTCTGAAAGTTTACGTTCGGTAATATCCCGTACGATCCCGGTGAAGAAACGCTCTCCCCCAATAAATGTCTCCGCCACAGAAAGGTCCATGGTAAAGGTCGTGCCATCTTTATGCTGCCCTTTAACCTCTCTAAGCTTATTCAGCAGGCGTGCAACCCCAGTGGTGAGGTAGCGATCCAAGTAGCCATCATGAGAACTTCGATCAGGTTCTGGCATAATCTGTTTGATATTTTGCCCCATCATTTCATCACGGCTATAACCAAACATACGCTCAGCAGCAGGGCTAAACTCGTGAACAATACCCCGTTCACCAATCATAATAATGCCATCTACCGCGGTATTGATAATGCTGCTTAACCGTTCTGTCCGTTCGGCTACCCGCTGTTCAAGCTCTTCACGGGCTTGGCGCATGGTACGGGTCGCTTTTTCTCCCAACATCACCATCAGCAAGGTGGAGGCCACAGCCAATAACAGCGTCATCCCGGTAATGATCAATAAATTTTGTCGTAGGCTAAAAAAGCTTTCCAACGCTTCTTCTACATCAATCTCTGTGGTGGCCCCCATACCTAAGTGACCATCCCAACTCCATGCTCCAAAAACCGGTACGCCCCGGTAATCCCGGTACCCTTGCATATGGGTTGTCAGCGTCCCATGTTCTTCATACCCTTGATGAATCATCTCTTGACCCATCTTGATAAGAGAGGACGCCATATAGGTTAAAGGGCGCTCTTCGATCGCTTTAGTCGGTTGAGCATTTTGGGTTAAATCAACACCTGGATCACGAATTTGAAGCTGTGAAGAGACGTTATTCTCCGTTGTAATCAGCTTTAACCCTTCCAGAACCTCCTTAAACCGGCTCTCTGTGACCATATGGCCTTCTCGGTCAATTAGATAGCTCTCACCAGAATCCCCCAAACGTCCGGCCCGCATAATATGGGAAAGGCGCCCCTCCGGTAACAAACGTTGGGTTAAAGCCGCGATGACCTGCCCTTCTGAATTTCGAATGGGCACCGCAAAGAACATAGTCAGGGGTTTTTTCTTAGCCTTCTCCTGCTCTTTTTTAAGCACAACATCCGAACGGATGGGGGGAATAAAGACAGACTCTCCATCAAAGACCCGCGCCAAAAGTTCAGGTTTTTGCTCAGCAATTAAATTGAATGTCCCAAGGTTTGTATCTCGGCGAGAGCCAATACTGATATTCTGCGGGCTAATGATAAAGAAACCAATACGGCCAAACTCATCCTCACGTTTGGCAAAAAAATCACGGGCATCTTGTTGGGCTTGATCTTTGGCTAAAGCAGATGCTGTAACAGGAACCCGTAATAACCGCTCCGTAATGGCAACTAACTGAGCATCCCGCCCCACTTGGGTCAAATAGCCCGTACGCTCTTCTACCCAAAAATCCAACCGCTCCATGGTATTTTGCAAAACTACTTTTAGATCTCTTTGGACATTCTCCAGTGTATTTTTCTTGCTTTGTGTCAGTGTAAACCAAACCAGAGAGACCACCATGACAACAAGTAGAGAGATCGCCCCCAAAGCCACCATACGGAATAGTGGGGAGCCAAAATGACGGGCAACCGTCTCATCACTAAATAAACGTGGTGCCAACAAAGCACCAAGTAACATCACCAGAAAGACAATGATCGCTGTGACCATCATCCACCATGCATCTTTGCCCTCGACAGCAACCTGCTGGGTCGTTGCCGCTTTACGTGCTTGCCCCAGCCATTTCCGCTGCATCTCAGCCCGCTCATCCACCCCAATGGCTTGCACCCCCTTTTGAAGAATCGAAGCCAAAATGGGGTTCTCTTTTTGGGTGGCGATGTTCAGTAACGATAAACCTGGCTCCCCAACCTTTACTTCACCAGAGACCACTAAATTACCCAGCATATGCCGAGAGAGCAGATAATTAAAAACCGCCAGCTCCCCCAATGAAGCATCTGCTTCACCAAAAGAGACAGACTTCATGCACTCCAAGGTATTTTTACGCAGAAGAATCTTCACCTTGGGAAAGTGGCGTTTTAAAATCTCTTCGTAATAAAAGCCCGCAGGTATGGCGACCGTCTTGCCAACAAGCTCCTCTAACGTCACATAGCGCTTATCCCGCTTGCTTAAGATCACATTGGGATTATTTGCATAAGGGTCGGTATACAAAAGCCATTTTTGCCGATCCTTAGTTTTAACAATGTTGAGCATCACATCCAGCTCATGACGCTTCATCATCCCCATAAACTCCCCCCAAGAGGGGCCAGAAACATACTCCACCCGTAAGCCAACTTTTCTGGCTAAGAGGTTCATAAAGTCAATGGAGTAACCCTGAGGCATACCATCATTGTTGAAGTTAAAGGGTGGCCAATCCATTTCATTATGCACACGAATACGAGGGTTGGCCTTCACCCATGCTTTCTCTTCCTTATTCAATGGCGCCTGCCATTGGCGCATTTTGGTACTTTGCCCAAACCAAAAGGTGTAGACCTCACGTTTTTCTTTTTCATCAACCGCATCAAACGCTTTTTGAAGAAGCCCCACCAATATGGGCCAATCTTTACGCACCCCCACCTTTAACTGGGTACTGGGCAACTCTTCTTCGCTGAGTTTGCCACCGATCACCACGTTGGCCAAATAGTTCTTCTCAATCAACCAGCTAAGCACACCACTGGTCTCAAAAATTGCATCTGCCTGACCAGAAGAAACGGCTTTTAACCCCTCTAAAGGGGATGCCACATAAACCGGTTCGACCTGAGGATATTTTTTAATAAATGCATCGTGATAGGCATATCCTCGGATAACAGCCAACCGTTTACCAAACAGGTTTTGTGGTCGGGTAACCAGAGGTTTGCCTTTTTGAACAGCAAAAGCCAAGTAGGTCGTCAAATAGCGGTCAATAAACTCCAGATATTCTTCACGTTCTTCATTGGGTACAACCGGGTGAATAATATCAATTTGTTTATTCTTCACCTTTTCCAGCAGATCGTTCCATGGGGCCTGTACAAACTCAAAGTCAACACCCAGCTTTTTTTCCATCAGACGCAGCATATCTACCGAAACCCCTTGGGCCCGGCCATCCGCAAAAAAGTCGTAGGGGGCCCAATCCAACTCATTGGAGACTCTTAGAGTTGGGTGGTTTTTTAGAAACGCCTGCTCTTCATCGGTTAATTGTAGACCGGAGTGTGCAACAGCGGCCCCTAGCCACTTTTTACGCAGCTGCAGTTCCTCCTGGTACGTGACATCCTGTAACGCCTTATTCAGGATCGAGACCATTAAAGGCCAATCCTTACGCACCCCAATTCGGTTGTAGTAATTCTCTTTACCCGGCAGCTCTGCAATGCCGGTTATGCTGATGTTGGTAATGGCGTTATCCAGCCAAATGTGCTGTAACACCGCCCCCGTACCCACTGTGGCATCAGCCTGACCGTAGGCCACCGCTTTTAAGGTCTCCAGATTATCTTTTACAGAGAGCAGTTGAATTTGAGGATAGTGCCGACGAAAAACCTCTTCATACCAATAGCCTTTAACAATAGCGACGGTCAGGCCCTGAAGCTCTTCTAAGGTTTGAAAACTATTCCCTGAACGCGCAATAATAACAGGAGGATATTTAATAACCGGGTCGGTAAACTCTGCAAAACCCTGACGTGCTGGGGTTTGAACCATGTTACCGATAAGATCGATCTCTTTACGTTCCAACATGCCCAAAAAGTCATTCCAACTTGGGCCACTGACATAATCGATTTTAATCCCCAGCTTGTCAGCCAACAGATCCATCAAATCAATGGTATAGCCTTGTGGCTTACCATCACGATAGAAGTTAAAAGGCATCCATCCCTGCTCGTTATGGACACGAACGGTGGGATGTTGCTTCAGGAAGGTACGTTCCTGTTCTGTGAGCGAGGAGATACTCTGTGCGGCAACAGCAGGCATAATCATGCCAGCCAGAGACCATAAAAACAGTGCCAATAGCAAAAGGAGACGGGACATTATGCACCCCTCTGCTGACTATTCAGGTTCTTCTGTAATTGATCCAAAGTTTCCAATGCCTCTTCAAAATCATAACCATTGACCAGCTCAACCATGGTCGCTAACCCCTCTGCATAAGGGGTCTGGGCCAATAGTGGTTCCAATGTTTCCATCAACTCTACCGCTTCACTATCATCCTCTTCCAACATGTCATGAAGCTGGTTCAACAGAGTCTGTATATGCGCCCAATCCAGGGTATCAGATAAATGCCCTGTTTCAGGCATTGTACTTAAATGCTGCTCAAAGGTATCTAAAGCATCCAGTGCCTGCTCAAATTCATACTCTTGCACAGGCTCTATTACCTGTTTTAACAGATCTGCCAATGCCGTGCCCGCTACCAGAGGCTCTAACTGGTCCATATCTTCCAGTGCTTCACTGTCATCATCCACCAGTTTTTCACGTATACTCACCAACAAGGGCTTAAGCTGCGCCAAGTCGAGAGATGGCGTTGCTGGGGTCGAGGCAGCTTGTGCAAGGCTTAAGTTCTCAAGTCCCGCCAATACCTGCTCTAAAACCGGTAACAGATGGTCCAAAGATGCGCCAATCCCTGCAGGATCTTCCATACAAGCGGTTTCTAATAATTTTGCAGCTTGCTGCACCTCTGTAGCCCCTAGATTACCTGCAACCCCCTTTAGGGTATGGGCATGGCGTGTTGCTGTCGCTAAATCCTCCGCTTGCCAAGCGGCCCGGAAAGTTGCTTCAAAGTCGGATTGATTGGTAACAAACTTCTGTAGCAAACGCCGGTAAAGTCGTTCGTTGCCTTGGGCAACATTTAGCCCGATCTGGCTGTCAATACCGGGCAGTTCCGGTAAAGGATCTAACGGCGCGGCACCTTGAGCAAGTTCTTTAACCTCTGGCATGGCGGTGGCAACACCGGACGGGGTTATCCACTTGGCCATGGTGGCAAACATATCTCTAACATTAATCGGCTTGGCAATGTGGTCATTCATACCAGCAGCCAACACCTTTTCCCGATCACCAGCCATGGCGTTAGCCGTCATCGCAATCACGGGAAGATCTTTATATTTGGCCTGTTCCCGTATGGCACGGGTAGCTGTAAAACCATCCATAACGGGCATTTGCAGATCCATCAACACCCCGTCGTAGGTTGATTGTTCCAACATCTCCAGGCAGATCTGCCCATTATCCGCCACATCTGCAATCACCCCTCCATTGGCCAACAGCTCCAGCGCCAACTCCTGATTAATCTCATTATCCTCAACCAGCAGCACCTTGGCCCCTTTTACTTTGGTCGCTTCCTGTTGGGCATGGTTAATTTTCTCTCCACTTCCCCCTTCATGGCGCACCAACCCCCGGCCAAGGGACTCACCGATGGCATCCAATAAGGTTGATGCTGTCACCGGCTTGGTTAGAACCGCCTTTATTTCAGCCGCGTGACGTTCAGCTTCAGCCAGTGCCTCATCCCGGCCATAGGCGGTCACCATAATAACCGCTGGGGTTTCTCCCGCATGGCTCTGCTGCATACGTTTGACGGTCTCAACACCATTCAAGCGGGGCATTTTCCAATCCATCAATGCCAAGTCATAGGTCAAATTGGCCTGGTCAGCCTCTTCGATACGCCGCAAGGCATCCGCACCACTCTCTGCGGCATCGACCTCAAGCCCAAATGTCACCGCCATGGAGGAGAGAATTTCACGGGAGTTAGCATTGTCATC
The Magnetococcus sp. PR-3 DNA segment above includes these coding regions:
- a CDS encoding transporter substrate-binding domain-containing protein; protein product: MSRLLLLLALFLWSLAGMIMPAVAAQSISSLTEQERTFLKQHPTVRVHNEQGWMPFNFYRDGKPQGYTIDLMDLLADKLGIKIDYVSGPSWNDFLGMLERKEIDLIGNMVQTPARQGFAEFTDPVIKYPPVIIARSGNSFQTLEELQGLTVAIVKGYWYEEVFRRHYPQIQLLSVKDNLETLKAVAYGQADATVGTGAVLQHIWLDNAITNISITGIAELPGKENYYNRIGVRKDWPLMVSILNKALQDVTYQEELQLRKKWLGAAVAHSGLQLTDEEQAFLKNHPTLRVSNELDWAPYDFFADGRAQGVSVDMLRLMEKKLGVDFEFVQAPWNDLLEKVKNKQIDIIHPVVPNEEREEYLEFIDRYLTTYLAFAVQKGKPLVTRPQNLFGKRLAVIRGYAYHDAFIKKYPQVEPVYVASPLEGLKAVSSGQADAIFETSGVLSWLIEKNYLANVVIGGKLSEEELPSTQLKVGVRKDWPILVGLLQKAFDAVDEKEKREVYTFWFGQSTKMRQWQAPLNKEEKAWVKANPRIRVHNEMDWPPFNFNNDGMPQGYSIDFMNLLARKVGLRVEYVSGPSWGEFMGMMKRHELDVMLNIVKTKDRQKWLLYTDPYANNPNVILSKRDKRYVTLEELVGKTVAIPAGFYYEEILKRHFPKVKILLRKNTLECMKSVSFGEADASLGELAVFNYLLSRHMLGNLVVSGEVKVGEPGLSLLNIATQKENPILASILQKGVQAIGVDERAEMQRKWLGQARKAATTQQVAVEGKDAWWMMVTAIIVFLVMLLGALLAPRLFSDETVARHFGSPLFRMVALGAISLLVVMVVSLVWFTLTQSKKNTLENVQRDLKVVLQNTMERLDFWVEERTGYLTQVGRDAQLVAITERLLRVPVTASALAKDQAQQDARDFFAKREDEFGRIGFFIISPQNISIGSRRDTNLGTFNLIAEQKPELLARVFDGESVFIPPIRSDVVLKKEQEKAKKKPLTMFFAVPIRNSEGQVIAALTQRLLPEGRLSHIMRAGRLGDSGESYLIDREGHMVTESRFKEVLEGLKLITTENNVSSQLQIRDPGVDLTQNAQPTKAIEERPLTYMASSLIKMGQEMIHQGYEEHGTLTTHMQGYRDYRGVPVFGAWSWDGHLGMGATTEIDVEEALESFFSLRQNLLIITGMTLLLAVASTLLMVMLGEKATRTMRQAREELEQRVAERTERLSSIINTAVDGIIMIGERGIVHEFSPAAERMFGYSRDEMMGQNIKQIMPEPDRSSHDGYLDRYLTTGVARLLNKLREVKGQHKDGTTFTMDLSVAETFIGGERFFTGIVRDITERKLSEAALKESQERFELAIRGSGDALWEFDVATQVNWFSPRFVELLGYEQDTLAHSIETWQAHIHPEDKEAAIVAFRDHLERDVPYDIEYRMRTQAGDYRWFRSRAKSLRDELGKAYRTSGSISDITERKEAEDDVAASQERLELALKGGSLGFWDVDFRTGMTVVNDRYKEIFCLPMDEPIPMTRDRWFRTIHPDDLDLVTKAGLDYKDGITTSYEVEHRIRTEDNTEKWVISKGSIVQWDADNNPIRMVGTVQDISERKQAEIEIARSNRDLNTLSRSNEAVLQAKSEAELLHKVCQIIVEVNEKSMVWMGMAESNPDKSISISAVYGAHTDYLSRSQFSWDDKNQFGLGPAGMTIRTNKPALVKDVQHDPRFAPWRENAIKRGFKSVLGVPLGPKDHAFGCVVIYSEQADGFDLANIEALERLSDNISHGVIALRSEEARKEAENTLRFTQYAVDHAAEAAFWIRAEDAGFEYVNDTACHMLGYTREELIALTVTDIDPLMRQEMWPQMVERFRQQEVVTLESEHITRTGRKFPMEIVGSLTEFQGREIIITFTRDISERKEAEAALKRAKDAAEAATQAKSDFLANMSHEIRTPMNAIIGMSHLALQTELSSRQRNYIQKVHRSAESLLGIINDILDFSKIEAGKMDMENAEFHLEDVFDNLANLVGLKAEEKGVELLFDASTDMPTALIGDPLRLGQVLINLGNNAVKFTSEGEIIIRVRQIESGEQGVKLHFAVEDTGIGMTPEQQAKLFKSFSQADTSTTRKYGGTGLGLAISKKLSELMGGDIWVESEQGKGSIFQFTSWFGVQKDPKPRYQVDRQAILGLRILVVDDNTSAREILSDMARSFGLEVDLAKDGREALQYVINAQEQSLPYDLVLTDWQMPELSGIALVKQMHQADLTDIPAAIMVTAYGREQALSEAEREGADIRSVLTKPVTASTLLDALAESLGHGLVVRSEGRKDQHYSGEQEAAKVRGAKVLLVEDNEINQELAMELLANGGVVADLANNGQEALDLIASHPYDGVLMDLQMPVMDGFTAAKEIRKQEIYNALPIIAMTANAMAEDREKVLAVGMNDHIAKPINVRNMFATMAKWIKPSGLVDGEAKGVENDAEPVIPLPELAGIDTKAGLATTQDNHKLYRRLLAKFLDKQADFEANFKQALSSEDPVAATREAHTLKGVAGNLGAFGVQQAAKKLENACDENQDETTLLELLQDVISELTPVLAGLQAMHQAMDQQPVTQSSIDPATLKKMVAQIREKLEDDDSEALDDLDELEPLVAGTPLQAALMAVADEVRGYDFEQALIALGRLETGVLAKSTAPNNHVASIDLEKVGPLLDKLSGLLEDDDTEAADLVEQLIPLLKGSESAQTLAGIEDLISDYAFEEAVELVIKINQQLDR